In one Halorubrum sp. CBA1229 genomic region, the following are encoded:
- the lysS gene encoding lysine--tRNA ligase, whose amino-acid sequence MSADRDADAGEDDAAGPPDDSPHILSEQARDAAGAAGADEDAADGDDRGAGDAGFRAFWADVIADEIEARDPDEPIVIKGGVSPSGVAHLGNFNEIMRGYFVAAVLRERGREVRQVFTSDDKDPLRKLPRKLANADGEIVGLGEVDAGALGRNLGKPYTAIPDPFGERESYAAHFAALLQADAERLGVPVEMISNTELYADGDFDDATRTVLSDLDGVREVLSEYQDKVDDEYVPFNPVCAECGKVTETVTAVDLEAETVDYACTDMEVGDEVIEGCGHEGTATFREGKLPWRLEWPGQWDVLGVDFEPFGKDHAEGSWPSGVDVARNVFGIEPPVPMVYEWFTLNGEPLSSSAGNVVTVPELLELLEPEVLRYFFALHPKKARDLDIERLDQLVDRFDRFERAYFGEVDDEDLTAFAERAYPFVVGRADDPPTEKPVRLPYTFAAVLGMVDDPDFRERLARDEGHIPEDASSEVVEAALARVEKARNWAERTGNEYDYRLQTDLPDAEFDDDVAAALDDLADFVAAGNDGDAIQAEMYETARAHDVDVGDFFAAGYRLFFDDTQGPRLGEFLGELERDYVVARLRREA is encoded by the coding sequence GTGAGCGCCGACCGCGACGCTGACGCCGGCGAGGACGATGCCGCCGGTCCGCCAGACGACTCCCCGCACATCCTCTCCGAGCAGGCGCGGGACGCCGCGGGCGCCGCGGGAGCGGACGAGGACGCCGCCGACGGCGACGACCGAGGGGCCGGCGACGCCGGCTTCCGCGCCTTCTGGGCCGATGTGATCGCCGACGAGATCGAGGCCCGAGACCCCGACGAGCCGATCGTGATCAAGGGCGGCGTCTCCCCGTCGGGGGTCGCGCACCTCGGCAACTTCAACGAGATCATGCGTGGGTACTTCGTCGCCGCGGTGCTGCGCGAGCGCGGCCGCGAGGTCCGGCAGGTGTTCACCTCCGACGACAAGGACCCCCTCCGGAAGCTCCCGCGGAAGCTGGCGAACGCCGACGGCGAGATCGTCGGTCTCGGCGAGGTCGACGCGGGCGCGCTCGGCCGCAACCTCGGGAAGCCGTACACCGCGATCCCGGACCCGTTCGGCGAGCGCGAGTCGTACGCGGCCCACTTCGCCGCCCTCCTGCAGGCGGACGCCGAGCGACTGGGGGTCCCGGTCGAGATGATCTCGAACACCGAGCTGTACGCGGACGGCGACTTCGACGACGCGACCCGAACGGTCCTCTCCGACCTCGATGGCGTCCGCGAGGTGCTCTCCGAGTACCAAGACAAGGTCGACGACGAGTACGTCCCCTTTAACCCGGTCTGCGCGGAGTGCGGCAAGGTCACGGAGACGGTCACGGCGGTCGACCTCGAGGCGGAGACCGTCGACTACGCCTGCACCGACATGGAGGTCGGCGACGAGGTGATCGAGGGCTGCGGCCACGAAGGGACCGCGACGTTCCGCGAGGGGAAGCTCCCGTGGCGCTTGGAGTGGCCCGGCCAGTGGGACGTGCTCGGCGTCGACTTCGAGCCGTTCGGCAAGGACCACGCGGAGGGGTCCTGGCCGTCCGGCGTCGACGTCGCGCGCAACGTCTTCGGCATCGAACCGCCCGTTCCGATGGTGTACGAGTGGTTCACGCTCAACGGGGAGCCGCTCTCCTCGTCCGCGGGCAACGTCGTCACCGTGCCGGAACTGCTCGAACTGCTCGAACCCGAGGTGCTCCGGTACTTCTTCGCGCTCCACCCGAAAAAGGCTCGCGACCTCGACATCGAGCGGCTCGACCAGCTCGTCGACCGGTTCGACCGCTTCGAGCGCGCGTACTTCGGCGAGGTCGACGACGAGGACCTGACCGCCTTCGCCGAGCGCGCCTACCCGTTCGTCGTTGGTCGCGCCGACGACCCGCCGACGGAGAAGCCGGTCCGGCTCCCGTACACGTTCGCGGCCGTCCTCGGCATGGTCGACGACCCCGACTTCCGCGAGCGGCTCGCCCGCGACGAGGGCCACATCCCCGAAGACGCCTCCTCGGAGGTCGTCGAGGCCGCGCTCGCCCGCGTCGAGAAGGCGCGGAACTGGGCCGAGCGCACCGGCAACGAGTACGACTACCGGCTCCAGACCGACCTGCCGGACGCCGAGTTCGACGACGACGTGGCCGCCGCGCTCGACGACCTCGCCGACTTCGTCGCCGCGGGCAACGACGGTGACGCGATCCAGGCGGAGATGTACGAGACGGCGCGCGCACACGACGTCGACGTCGGCGACTTCTTCGCGGCCGGCTACCGGCTCTTCTTCGACGACACGCAGGGGCCGCGCCTCGGCGAGTTCCTCGGCGAACTGGAGCGCGACTACGTCGTGGCGCGGCTCCGACGGGAGGCGTAG